In Neisseria dentiae, one DNA window encodes the following:
- the ilvA gene encoding threonine ammonia-lyase, biosynthetic, with amino-acid sequence MNTPSYSDYLIRILTAAVYDVAVETPLEQARGLSRRANNNILLKREDLQPVFSFKIRGAYNKMAKLPKEALARGIIAASAGNHAQGVALSAQRLGCRAVIVMPETTPQIKIDAVKNRGGEVVLKGVSYNDAYDYAVKLAEEEGLTYIAPFDDPDVIAGQGTIGMEILRQTSESIHAIFVPIGGGGLAAGVAAFIKQVRPEIKVIGVQTNDSCCMKVSIAKGERVELKDVGLFSDGTAVKLVGEETFRICRDLLDEIITVDTDAICGAIKDIFDDTRSIMEPAGALALAGLKAYINRTKAEGETLVAVTSGANINFHRLRHVSERSELGEGNEGIFAVSIPEKPGSFRKFINVLGNRNITEFNYRYGDDETAHIFVGIQTAGVQDLAKISADLTAAGLPNTDLTDNEVAKIHTRYMVGGRTHKVANERVVSFEFPERPGALARFLTRMQSDWNITLFHYRNHGADYGRVLVGVDVPPQDGQAFADFLDGLDYAYEDETHNAAYKLFLG; translated from the coding sequence ATGAACACACCATCTTATTCCGACTATCTGATCCGCATCCTCACCGCCGCCGTATATGATGTTGCCGTGGAAACGCCGCTGGAGCAGGCGCGCGGCCTGTCGCGCCGCGCCAATAACAATATTTTGCTCAAGCGCGAAGATTTGCAGCCCGTGTTTTCGTTTAAAATCCGCGGCGCCTACAACAAAATGGCCAAGCTGCCCAAAGAGGCGCTCGCGCGCGGCATCATCGCCGCCAGCGCGGGCAACCATGCGCAGGGCGTGGCATTGTCGGCGCAGCGTTTGGGCTGCCGCGCGGTAATCGTGATGCCCGAAACCACGCCGCAAATCAAAATCGATGCGGTGAAAAACCGCGGCGGCGAAGTGGTGCTTAAAGGCGTGTCGTATAACGATGCTTATGATTATGCCGTGAAACTCGCCGAAGAAGAGGGCCTCACCTATATCGCCCCGTTCGACGATCCCGACGTGATTGCCGGCCAGGGCACCATCGGCATGGAGATTCTGCGCCAAACGTCCGAAAGCATCCATGCCATTTTCGTGCCCATCGGCGGCGGCGGCCTGGCTGCGGGCGTGGCGGCATTTATCAAGCAGGTGCGCCCCGAAATCAAAGTGATCGGGGTGCAGACCAACGATTCCTGCTGCATGAAAGTGTCGATTGCCAAAGGCGAGCGGGTGGAGCTGAAAGACGTGGGGCTGTTTTCAGACGGCACCGCCGTGAAGCTGGTGGGCGAAGAAACGTTCCGCATCTGCCGCGACCTGCTCGACGAAATCATCACGGTCGACACCGACGCCATCTGCGGCGCCATCAAAGATATTTTCGACGACACCCGCAGCATCATGGAGCCTGCCGGCGCATTGGCGCTGGCCGGTTTGAAAGCCTACATCAACCGCACGAAGGCCGAAGGCGAAACGCTGGTGGCGGTAACCAGCGGCGCCAACATCAACTTCCACCGCTTGCGCCATGTGTCGGAACGCAGCGAGCTGGGCGAAGGCAACGAAGGCATTTTCGCCGTGTCGATACCCGAAAAACCGGGCAGCTTCCGAAAATTTATCAATGTGTTGGGCAACCGCAATATCACCGAGTTCAACTACCGCTACGGCGACGACGAAACCGCTCATATTTTTGTGGGCATCCAAACGGCAGGCGTGCAGGATTTGGCCAAAATCAGCGCCGACCTCACCGCCGCCGGCCTGCCCAACACCGATTTGACCGATAACGAAGTGGCGAAAATCCACACCCGCTATATGGTCGGCGGGCGCACGCACAAAGTGGCCAACGAGCGCGTGGTCAGCTTCGAGTTTCCCGAGCGGCCGGGCGCGCTGGCGCGTTTTTTAACCCGTATGCAGTCCGATTGGAACATCACCCTGTTCCACTACCGCAACCACGGCGCCGATTACGGCCGCGTGCTGGTGGGCGTGGACGTGCCGCCGCAAGACGGCCAAGCCTTTGCCGATTTTCTCGACGGCTTGGATTATGCCTATGAAGACGAAACCCACAATGCGGCATACAAACTGTTTTTGGGCTGA
- the trpB gene encoding tryptophan synthase subunit beta, which yields MANEQLNALVLPDENGNFGKHGGKIGHPELARALAEIETGFRNIIQDADFISEMKRLQATYVGRPSPIYHARTLSQRGAQIYLKREDLNHTGAHKINHCIGEVLLAKKLGKKKVIAETGAGQHGVALATAAALLGLACEIHMGVVDIAKEHPNVSRMKILGAKIVPVSAGAGTLKEAVDSAFESYMGQLDDSMFAIGSVVGPAPYPEMVAYFQSIVGHEAREQFQTAYGGLPDEVIACVGGGSNALGLFNAFIDDKNVELVGVEPAGEGLDKPGRHAATMTLGKFGNIQGFNCYYLQEADGTPAAVHSIASGLDYPGVGPQHCHLKDSGRARYETATDAECLDAFMALSREEGIIPALESSHAVAYALRRAAQLDSSKRLLVNLSGRGDKDIDFVLEKITV from the coding sequence ATGGCAAACGAACAATTAAACGCACTGGTTCTGCCCGACGAAAACGGCAACTTCGGCAAACACGGCGGCAAAATCGGCCACCCCGAATTGGCCCGTGCCTTGGCCGAAATCGAAACCGGTTTCCGCAACATTATTCAAGACGCCGATTTCATCAGCGAAATGAAACGCCTGCAAGCCACTTATGTCGGCCGCCCCAGCCCGATCTACCACGCCCGTACGCTGTCGCAGCGCGGCGCGCAGATTTATCTGAAACGCGAAGACTTGAATCACACCGGCGCACACAAAATCAACCACTGCATCGGCGAAGTGCTGCTGGCGAAAAAACTGGGCAAGAAAAAAGTGATTGCCGAAACCGGCGCCGGCCAGCACGGTGTTGCCTTGGCCACCGCCGCCGCGCTGCTGGGTTTGGCATGCGAAATCCACATGGGCGTGGTCGATATCGCCAAAGAACACCCCAATGTTTCGCGCATGAAGATTTTGGGCGCGAAAATCGTGCCAGTGTCGGCGGGCGCGGGCACGCTGAAAGAAGCGGTGGACAGCGCGTTTGAATCGTATATGGGGCAGCTGGACGACAGCATGTTCGCCATCGGCTCGGTGGTCGGCCCCGCGCCCTATCCCGAAATGGTGGCTTATTTCCAATCCATTGTCGGCCACGAAGCGCGCGAGCAGTTTCAGACGGCCTACGGCGGCCTGCCCGACGAAGTGATTGCCTGCGTGGGCGGCGGCTCGAATGCGCTGGGCTTGTTTAACGCCTTTATCGACGATAAAAACGTGGAACTGGTGGGCGTGGAACCCGCCGGCGAAGGCTTGGACAAACCCGGCCGCCACGCCGCCACCATGACCTTGGGCAAGTTCGGCAACATTCAGGGCTTCAACTGCTACTACCTGCAAGAAGCCGACGGCACGCCCGCCGCCGTGCATTCCATCGCTTCGGGTTTGGATTACCCCGGCGTCGGCCCGCAACACTGCCATCTGAAAGACAGCGGCCGCGCACGTTACGAAACCGCCACCGATGCCGAATGTTTGGACGCTTTCATGGCCTTATCGCGCGAAGAGGGCATAATCCCCGCGCTGGAATCCTCACACGCCGTGGCCTACGCCCTGCGCCGCGCCGCCCAACTCGACAGCAGCAAACGCCTGCTGGTGAATCTGTCCGGCCGAGGCGATAAAGACATTGATTTTGTGTTGGAAAAAATCACCGTTTGA
- a CDS encoding P-II family nitrogen regulator, which translates to MKKIEAIIKPFKLDDVREALTEIGITGMTVTEVKGFGRQKGHTEIYRGAEYAVDFLPKVKLELVLADADVERAVETIVETARSGKIGDGKIFVLPVEEAVRIRTGERSDAAV; encoded by the coding sequence ATGAAAAAAATCGAAGCCATTATCAAACCGTTCAAACTCGACGACGTGCGCGAAGCCCTTACCGAAATCGGCATCACCGGCATGACCGTTACCGAAGTGAAAGGTTTCGGCCGCCAGAAAGGCCACACCGAAATCTACCGCGGCGCCGAATATGCGGTGGACTTTCTGCCCAAAGTGAAGCTGGAGCTGGTGCTGGCCGACGCTGATGTGGAGCGTGCGGTCGAAACCATCGTAGAAACCGCGCGCTCGGGCAAAATCGGCGACGGCAAAATTTTCGTGCTGCCGGTGGAAGAGGCCGTGAGAATCCGCACGGGCGAGCGTTCCGACGCGGCGGTGTAG
- the purL gene encoding phosphoribosylformylglycinamidine synthase has product MSVVLPLRGAPALSDFRIEKLLQKARAAGLPEVRLSSEFWYFVSSESALNDESAEKLQALLAAERVGNTPEAANGLHLFLITPRIGTISPWASKATDIAHNCGLSEIERIERGMAVWLEGSLNSEQKQQWAALLHDRMTESVLPDFQTAARLFAHPEAQTFAGVDVLAEGKEALIRANRELGLALSPDEIDYLLENYQALQRNPSDVELMMFAQANSEHCRHKIFNADFILNGEKQPKSLFGMIRDTHNAHPEGTVVAYKDNASIIEGAKIERFYPDAAENQGYRFHEEDTHIIMKVETHNHPTAIAPFAGAATGAGGEIRDEGATGKGARPKAGLTGFSVSNLNLPDLPQPWEQPYGKPGHTASALDIMIEGPIGGAAFNNEFGRPNLLGYFRTFEQAHEGTVRGYHKPIMIAGGLGNIQAQQTHKDRIPEGALLIQLGGPGMLIGLGGGAASSMDTGSNAADLDFNSVQRGNPEIERRAQEVIDRCWQLGGGNPIIAIHDVGAGGLSNAFPELVNDAGRGAVFKLRDVPLEEHGLSPMQIWCNEAQERYVLSILPEHLDLFRRICERERCPFAVVGTATDDGHLQVRDDLYGNNPVDLPLNVLLGKPPKTTRSDNAIRPSEKAFSGSHIDIKEAAYRVLSLPTVAAKNFLITIGDRSVGGMTHRDQMVGRYQTPVADAAVTMMGFNTYKGEAMAMGEKPAVALFDAPASGRIAIGETLTNLAAVNIGKIGNIKLSANWMAACGNAGEDEKLYRTVEAVSQACQELGISIPVGKDSLSMKTVWQENGEQKAVVSPLSLIITGFAPVQDVRKTVTPELKNVADSVLLFVDLGFGRARMGGSALSQVYNDLSGEAPDIDTGRLKAFYEAIQQLVAEDKLLAYHDRSDGGLFATLAEMAFAARCGLDVDVGLLTASTFITLYRNLAEQTPEAVKQSPEWQDALIRTLFNEELGAVIQVRKEDVGDVINLFFQHKLVFQHKLDVIAQEICVVSGSNQLLIRDNQTVLFDNDILELQKTWQQTSYHIQRLRDNPECADSEFALLADNQRSALFADLKFDLKEDIAAPFINTGAQPKIAVLREQGVNGQVEMAAAFTRAGFDAYDVHMSDLMAGRVKLADFNMLAACGGFSYGDVLGAGEGWAKSILFHPELRDQFAAFFANPNTLTLGVCNGCQMVSNLAEIIPGTQGWPKFKRNQSEQFEARLSMVQVAKSPSLILAEMQGSSLPVIVSHGEGRADFSHLGSRNVSDGLNIALQYIDGLGAVTQTYPLNPNGSPQGIAGVTNADGRVTIMMPHPERVYRTAQMSWHPEEWKNSELSGWYRLFAGARKALG; this is encoded by the coding sequence ATGTCCGTTGTTTTGCCCCTGCGCGGCGCACCCGCCCTGTCTGATTTCCGTATTGAAAAACTTTTGCAAAAAGCCCGCGCCGCCGGCCTGCCCGAAGTGCGTTTGAGCAGCGAATTCTGGTATTTTGTGAGCAGCGAATCCGCCCTGAACGATGAATCCGCAGAAAAATTGCAGGCCCTTTTGGCAGCCGAACGTGTCGGGAACACGCCTGAAGCTGCAAACGGCCTGCATTTGTTTTTGATCACTCCGCGCATCGGCACCATTTCGCCGTGGGCATCCAAAGCCACTGACATCGCGCACAACTGCGGCCTGTCTGAAATCGAGCGCATCGAACGCGGCATGGCCGTTTGGCTCGAAGGCAGCCTGAACAGCGAACAAAAACAGCAGTGGGCCGCGCTGCTGCACGACCGCATGACCGAAAGCGTGCTGCCCGATTTTCAGACGGCCGCCCGCCTCTTCGCCCACCCCGAAGCACAAACCTTCGCCGGTGTGGATGTGCTCGCCGAAGGCAAAGAAGCCCTTATCCGCGCCAACCGCGAGCTGGGCCTGGCGCTCTCACCCGACGAAATCGACTATCTTTTGGAAAACTATCAGGCTTTGCAGCGCAACCCCAGCGACGTGGAGCTGATGATGTTCGCGCAGGCCAACAGCGAGCATTGCCGCCACAAAATCTTCAATGCCGACTTTATCTTAAACGGCGAAAAACAGCCGAAATCGCTGTTCGGCATGATCCGCGACACCCACAACGCCCACCCCGAAGGCACGGTGGTGGCTTACAAAGACAACGCCTCCATCATCGAAGGCGCGAAAATCGAGCGTTTTTACCCCGATGCCGCCGAAAACCAAGGCTACCGTTTTCATGAAGAAGACACCCACATCATCATGAAAGTGGAAACCCACAACCACCCCACCGCCATCGCCCCGTTTGCGGGCGCGGCCACCGGCGCGGGCGGCGAAATACGCGACGAAGGCGCCACCGGCAAAGGCGCGCGCCCGAAAGCGGGTTTGACCGGCTTTTCGGTGTCCAACCTCAACCTGCCCGATTTACCCCAGCCGTGGGAGCAACCCTATGGCAAACCCGGCCACACCGCTTCCGCGCTCGACATCATGATCGAAGGCCCCATCGGCGGCGCGGCGTTCAACAACGAATTCGGCCGCCCCAACCTGTTGGGCTATTTCCGCACTTTCGAGCAGGCGCACGAAGGCACGGTGCGCGGCTACCACAAGCCGATTATGATTGCCGGCGGCCTCGGCAATATTCAGGCGCAGCAAACCCATAAAGACCGCATTCCCGAAGGCGCGCTCTTAATCCAGCTCGGCGGCCCGGGCATGTTGATCGGCTTGGGCGGCGGCGCGGCTTCTTCGATGGACACCGGCAGCAACGCCGCCGATCTGGACTTCAATTCCGTGCAGCGCGGCAACCCCGAAATCGAGCGGCGCGCGCAGGAAGTGATCGACCGCTGCTGGCAGCTTGGCGGCGGCAACCCGATTATCGCCATTCACGACGTGGGCGCGGGCGGCCTGTCGAACGCCTTCCCCGAGTTGGTGAACGATGCCGGCCGCGGCGCGGTGTTCAAACTGCGCGACGTGCCGCTGGAAGAACACGGCTTAAGCCCGATGCAGATTTGGTGTAACGAAGCGCAAGAGCGTTATGTGCTCTCGATTCTGCCCGAACATTTGGATTTGTTCCGCCGAATCTGCGAGCGCGAACGCTGCCCGTTTGCCGTGGTCGGCACCGCCACCGACGACGGCCATCTGCAAGTGCGCGACGATCTCTACGGCAACAATCCGGTTGATCTGCCGCTCAACGTATTGCTCGGCAAACCGCCCAAAACCACCCGCAGCGATAACGCCATAAGGCCGTCTGAAAAAGCGTTTTCAGGTAGCCATATCGATATTAAAGAAGCCGCCTACCGCGTATTGAGCCTGCCCACCGTGGCCGCCAAAAACTTTTTGATCACCATCGGCGACCGCTCGGTCGGCGGCATGACCCACCGCGACCAAATGGTCGGCCGTTACCAAACCCCCGTGGCCGATGCCGCCGTTACCATGATGGGCTTCAACACCTATAAGGGCGAAGCGATGGCGATGGGCGAAAAACCCGCCGTGGCGCTGTTCGACGCCCCCGCCTCCGGCCGCATAGCCATCGGCGAAACCCTTACCAACCTGGCCGCCGTCAACATCGGCAAAATCGGCAACATCAAGCTCTCGGCCAACTGGATGGCCGCCTGCGGCAATGCGGGCGAAGACGAAAAGCTCTACCGCACCGTCGAAGCCGTGTCGCAAGCCTGCCAAGAATTGGGCATCAGCATTCCGGTGGGCAAAGATTCGCTTTCGATGAAAACCGTGTGGCAGGAAAACGGCGAACAAAAAGCCGTGGTTTCTCCCTTAAGCCTGATTATCACCGGCTTCGCACCGGTTCAGGATGTGCGCAAAACCGTTACCCCCGAATTGAAAAACGTGGCCGACAGCGTGCTGCTGTTTGTTGATTTGGGCTTTGGCCGCGCCCGCATGGGCGGCTCGGCTTTGAGCCAGGTGTATAACGATTTAAGCGGCGAAGCACCGGATATTGATACAGGCCGTCTGAAAGCGTTTTACGAAGCGATTCAGCAACTGGTGGCCGAAGACAAACTGTTGGCCTATCACGATAGAAGCGACGGCGGTTTGTTTGCCACGCTGGCGGAAATGGCGTTTGCGGCAAGATGCGGTTTGGATGTTGATGTAGGGCTACTCACTGCCAGCACTTTTATTACCCTCTACCGAAACTTAGCAGAACAAACTCCCGAAGCTGTCAAACAGTCTCCTGAATGGCAAGATGCTCTGATTCGGACTTTATTTAATGAAGAACTGGGCGCAGTGATTCAAGTTCGCAAAGAGGATGTCGGTGATGTCATTAATTTGTTCTTCCAACACAAATTAGTCTTCCAACATAAATTAGACGTCATAGCACAAGAAATCTGTGTCGTATCCGGCAGCAATCAGTTGCTTATCCGTGATAATCAAACCGTATTGTTCGACAATGACATTCTCGAGCTGCAAAAAACTTGGCAGCAAACCTCCTACCATATCCAACGTCTGCGCGACAACCCCGAATGCGCCGACAGCGAATTCGCCCTGCTCGCCGACAACCAACGCAGCGCGCTGTTTGCCGACCTGAAATTCGACCTGAAAGAAGACATCGCCGCGCCGTTTATCAACACAGGCGCCCAACCCAAAATCGCCGTGTTGCGCGAGCAAGGCGTGAACGGGCAGGTGGAAATGGCCGCCGCCTTCACCCGCGCCGGATTCGACGCGTACGACGTGCATATGTCCGACCTGATGGCCGGCCGCGTCAAACTGGCCGACTTTAACATGCTCGCCGCCTGCGGCGGTTTCAGCTACGGCGACGTGCTGGGCGCGGGCGAAGGCTGGGCGAAATCGATTCTGTTCCACCCCGAACTGCGCGACCAGTTCGCCGCCTTCTTCGCCAACCCAAACACCCTCACTTTGGGCGTGTGCAACGGCTGCCAGATGGTGAGCAATCTGGCCGAAATCATCCCCGGCACGCAAGGCTGGCCTAAATTCAAGCGCAACCAAAGCGAGCAGTTCGAGGCGCGTTTGAGCATGGTGCAAGTGGCCAAATCACCCTCGCTGATTCTGGCAGAAATGCAGGGTTCGAGCCTGCCCGTGATTGTCAGCCACGGCGAAGGCCGCGCCGACTTTAGCCATTTAGGCAGCCGCAATGTTTCAGACGGCCTCAACATCGCCCTGCAATATATCGACGGCTTGGGCGCAGTTACCCAAACCTATCCGCTCAACCCCAACGGCTCGCCGCAAGGCATCGCCGGCGTTACCAATGCCGACGGCCGCGTAACCATCATGATGCCGCACCCCGAGCGCGTGTACCGCACCGCACAAATGAGCTGGCACCCTGAAGAATGGAAAAACAGCGAACTTTCCGGCTGGTACCGCCTGTTTGCCGGCGCGCGCAAAGCTTTGGGCTGA